From Cellulomonas oligotrophica, a single genomic window includes:
- a CDS encoding YtxH domain-containing protein — MKGKAAFVVGAGVGYLLGTPAGREQLARVKGWAADVWADPRVQGYVRDAEEKASQVARTQGVALKDRAVAAARARFTDGTTTSWQQPDPADADPAARI; from the coding sequence ATGAAGGGCAAGGCAGCGTTCGTCGTCGGCGCGGGTGTCGGCTACCTGCTGGGCACGCCCGCGGGGCGTGAGCAGCTCGCGCGCGTCAAGGGCTGGGCCGCAGACGTGTGGGCCGACCCGCGTGTGCAGGGCTACGTCAGGGACGCCGAGGAGAAGGCGTCGCAGGTCGCGCGCACGCAGGGCGTCGCGCTCAAGGACAGGGCCGTGGCCGCCGCGCGGGCACGGTTCACGGACGGGACGACCACGTCCTGGCAGCAGCCGGACCCGGCCGACGCCGACCCCGCCGCCCGCATCTGA
- a CDS encoding phosphotransferase family protein, translating into MSTATAVDPGTCDALRRVLAPLGTLVRAERLTGGTFATTYRAHLGDGTRVVVKTAPTDATRLMTYEHDLVRTEARVYALAAGHPGVRTPALLATDLTRTVLPGDVVVAAHLPGVPWTEAGLAPDDARTARLRRELGAVMAHLHAVDGPAFGYLGAVEAVGGPADPPGTRLHGTTWPEAFGRVVGAILADAQAWDVPVPADAVRAALAAHHDALAAVTRPVLVHGDLWPGNVFVDPATGALTGVIDAERALWADPLLELVGADPWTLGPPSADVLAGYAGVAPLDTTSDAARTRMLLYRLHTALVLRVEGAPRGYAPDAAAWCRRTAERTWTWAFDELAAIG; encoded by the coding sequence GTGAGCACCGCCACCGCCGTCGACCCCGGCACCTGCGACGCGCTGCGCCGCGTCCTGGCCCCGCTCGGCACGCTCGTGCGCGCCGAGCGCCTGACCGGCGGGACGTTCGCGACCACGTACCGCGCGCACCTCGGCGACGGCACGCGCGTCGTGGTGAAGACCGCACCCACCGACGCGACCCGCCTCATGACCTACGAGCACGACCTCGTGCGGACCGAGGCCCGCGTGTACGCGCTGGCCGCCGGGCACCCGGGCGTGCGCACGCCCGCCCTGCTCGCCACGGACCTCACGCGGACAGTCCTGCCGGGCGACGTCGTGGTGGCCGCGCACCTGCCCGGCGTGCCCTGGACCGAGGCCGGGCTCGCGCCCGACGACGCCCGCACGGCGCGGCTGCGACGCGAGCTGGGCGCCGTCATGGCCCACCTGCACGCGGTCGACGGGCCGGCGTTCGGGTACCTCGGCGCCGTCGAGGCCGTCGGTGGGCCGGCGGACCCGCCGGGCACCCGCCTGCACGGGACCACCTGGCCCGAGGCGTTCGGGCGCGTCGTCGGGGCGATCCTCGCCGACGCGCAGGCGTGGGACGTGCCCGTGCCCGCGGACGCCGTGCGGGCGGCCCTCGCCGCGCACCACGACGCGCTCGCCGCCGTCACGCGCCCCGTCCTCGTGCACGGCGACCTGTGGCCCGGCAACGTGTTCGTCGACCCCGCCACGGGCGCCCTCACCGGGGTGATCGACGCCGAGCGCGCCCTGTGGGCCGACCCGCTCCTCGAGCTCGTCGGCGCCGACCCCTGGACCCTCGGCCCGCCGTCCGCCGACGTCCTGGCCGGGTACGCGGGCGTCGCCCCGCTCGACACGACGAGCGACGCCGCGCGCACCCGGATGCTGCTGTACCGCCTGCACACCGCCCTCGTGCTGCGCGTCGAGGGCGCCCCGCGGGGCTACGCGCCCGACGCCGCCGCGTGGTGCCGCCGCACGGCCGAGCGGACGTGGACGTGGGCGTTCGACGAGCTCGCCGCGATCGGCTGA
- a CDS encoding MFS transporter, whose protein sequence is MLQPYRDVLARPGALAFSAAGVLARLPMSMVGIGIVLLVAALYDSYAMAGRVSAAFVIAQAVCSPQLGRLVDRFGQARVMRPALLASAAGIVALVAAAVTGAPEGVLYVPAAVAGATIGSFGSLVRARWSALLGADPRRVHTAFSLESALDELVFVVGPVLATVLATGVHPAAGLAVPVAAMLVGGLAFLAQRGTEPSPAPAHEPRARGTVLRHPAMVVLVVAFVAMGAIFGATDVSTVAFAEEAGSPGLAGVVLAVFALGSLISGLLYGARHWVSPLPRRFVLGMVALAVGVGAFVLAQSLAVLAAVMFVVGFAIAPSLINGNALVQDIVPPGRLTEGLTWVGTGLGVGVSIGSSVAGARIDAAGAHAGFLVVVAAGALALVTTLAAWPTLHRSSVAAPADDVARTP, encoded by the coding sequence GTGCTCCAGCCCTATCGGGACGTCCTCGCGCGCCCCGGCGCGCTCGCGTTCTCCGCCGCCGGCGTCCTGGCCCGGCTGCCCATGTCGATGGTCGGCATCGGGATCGTCCTGCTGGTCGCCGCGCTCTACGACTCCTACGCCATGGCCGGGCGGGTCTCCGCCGCCTTCGTGATCGCCCAGGCCGTGTGCTCGCCGCAGCTCGGCCGGCTCGTCGACCGCTTCGGGCAGGCCCGGGTCATGCGCCCGGCGCTGCTCGCGTCCGCCGCCGGCATCGTCGCGCTCGTGGCCGCCGCGGTGACGGGCGCCCCCGAGGGGGTCCTCTACGTGCCGGCCGCCGTCGCCGGCGCCACCATCGGCTCGTTCGGGTCCCTCGTGCGCGCCCGCTGGAGCGCGCTGCTCGGCGCCGACCCCCGCCGGGTGCACACCGCGTTCTCGCTGGAGTCGGCGCTCGACGAGCTCGTGTTCGTCGTCGGCCCCGTGCTGGCCACCGTGCTGGCCACCGGCGTGCACCCCGCCGCCGGCCTGGCCGTGCCCGTCGCCGCCATGCTCGTCGGCGGCCTGGCGTTCCTCGCCCAGCGGGGCACCGAGCCGTCGCCCGCGCCGGCGCACGAGCCCCGCGCCCGCGGCACCGTGCTGCGGCACCCGGCGATGGTCGTGCTCGTCGTCGCCTTCGTCGCGATGGGCGCCATCTTCGGGGCCACCGACGTGTCCACGGTGGCGTTCGCCGAGGAGGCCGGCTCCCCCGGCCTCGCCGGCGTCGTCCTCGCCGTCTTCGCCCTCGGGTCGCTGATCTCGGGGCTGCTGTACGGCGCCCGGCACTGGGTCTCGCCGCTCCCCCGCCGGTTCGTCCTCGGCATGGTCGCCCTCGCCGTCGGGGTCGGGGCGTTCGTGCTGGCCCAGTCCCTCGCCGTGCTGGCCGCCGTGATGTTCGTCGTCGGCTTCGCCATCGCCCCGTCGCTGATCAACGGCAACGCGCTCGTGCAGGACATCGTGCCGCCCGGGCGGCTCACCGAGGGCCTGACCTGGGTCGGCACCGGGCTGGGCGTCGGCGTCTCCATCGGCTCGTCCGTGGCCGGCGCGCGGATCGACGCCGCCGGCGCCCACGCCGGGTTCCTCGTCGTCGTGGCCGCGGGCGCCCTCGCGCTGGTCACGACCCTGGCCGCGTGGCCGACGCTGCACCGCTCGTCGGTCGCCGCACCGGCCGACGACGTCGCCCGCACCCCCTAG
- a CDS encoding glycosyltransferase family 2 protein: protein MFIFILQLRHMFEGQSEIYLFAVFSGLVWALWILKVVLSRRYRPATAPYDVSTSVVIPVVDEPLDLFRDVLQRIVDQEPDEVIVVINGAPNPGLEAVCDEFGGLVQRVHTPIPGKRNAVKIGTQMSRGEITVLVDSDTVWTDGTLPELVKPFADPNVGGVTTRQRILEPERSWITRWADWLENTRALYSMPAQSYLGQVGCLPGRTIAFRRRILVQVMDAFMTEKFLGVFLEVSDDRTLTNLTLKAGYKTVYQYSSLVYTDAPLQVKKLFKQQLRWSRGSQYNTLRMLPWMIGHAPVLAVFFLTDIILPFLLFGTLAGWVYRAVSGTGINLYQAILETTTGVQGIAWVVGLMVVSSVLSMAIRQIRHLQEKPSDFFRLPVFIIVSTLFLMPIRLLGFFRMAHVAGWGTRAGAYVGSKDDAGNGDLIAELESIDPHAPRDLVDRTPPRGTPAVGGARRPDEDDTDARLALRTRTRTRTEVEEPVAARPRRNLQVLVPYLIGLTIFAGMAVFYV, encoded by the coding sequence ATGTTCATCTTCATCCTCCAACTGCGTCACATGTTCGAGGGCCAGAGCGAGATCTACCTGTTCGCGGTGTTCTCGGGCCTCGTGTGGGCGCTGTGGATCCTCAAGGTCGTCCTGTCGCGGCGGTACCGCCCCGCGACCGCCCCCTACGACGTCTCGACGAGCGTCGTCATCCCCGTCGTCGACGAGCCGCTCGACCTGTTCCGCGACGTCCTCCAGCGGATCGTCGACCAGGAGCCCGACGAGGTCATCGTCGTCATCAACGGCGCGCCCAACCCGGGCCTCGAGGCCGTCTGCGACGAGTTCGGCGGGCTCGTCCAGCGCGTCCACACCCCGATCCCCGGCAAGCGCAACGCCGTGAAGATCGGCACGCAGATGTCGCGCGGCGAGATCACCGTGCTCGTCGACTCGGACACGGTCTGGACCGACGGCACGCTGCCCGAGCTGGTCAAGCCGTTCGCCGACCCGAACGTCGGCGGCGTGACCACCCGGCAGCGGATCCTCGAGCCCGAGCGCTCCTGGATCACCCGCTGGGCGGACTGGCTGGAGAACACCCGCGCGCTGTACTCGATGCCCGCGCAGTCGTACCTGGGCCAGGTCGGCTGCCTGCCGGGCCGCACGATCGCCTTCCGGCGCCGCATCCTCGTGCAGGTCATGGACGCGTTCATGACGGAGAAGTTCCTCGGGGTCTTCCTCGAGGTCTCCGACGACCGGACCCTGACCAACCTCACGCTCAAGGCCGGCTACAAGACCGTCTACCAGTACTCGAGCCTCGTCTACACCGACGCCCCGCTGCAGGTGAAGAAGCTCTTCAAGCAGCAGCTGCGCTGGTCGCGCGGCAGCCAGTACAACACCCTGCGCATGCTGCCCTGGATGATCGGGCACGCGCCGGTGCTGGCCGTCTTCTTCCTCACCGACATCATCCTGCCGTTCCTGCTCTTCGGGACGCTCGCCGGCTGGGTCTACCGGGCCGTCTCCGGCACCGGGATCAACCTCTACCAGGCGATCCTCGAGACCACGACGGGCGTGCAGGGCATCGCCTGGGTCGTCGGGCTCATGGTCGTCTCGTCGGTGCTGTCCATGGCGATCCGGCAGATCCGGCACCTGCAGGAGAAGCCCTCGGACTTCTTCCGGCTGCCCGTGTTCATCATCGTCTCGACGCTGTTCCTCATGCCGATCCGCCTGCTGGGCTTCTTCCGCATGGCGCACGTCGCCGGCTGGGGCACCCGCGCCGGCGCGTACGTGGGCAGCAAGGACGACGCCGGCAACGGCGACCTCATCGCCGAGCTCGAGTCCATCGACCCGCACGCGCCCCGCGACCTCGTGGACCGCACGCCCCCGCGCGGCACCCCCGCCGTCGGCGGTGCGCGCCGTCCCGACGAGGACGACACCGACGCGCGGCTCGCCCTGCGCACCCGTACCCGCACCCGCACCGAGGTGGAGGAGCCGGTGGCCGCGCGCCCGCGGCGCAACCTCCAGGTGCTCGTGCCCTACCTGATCGGACTCACGATCTTCGCAGGAATGGCGGTCTTCTATGTCTGA
- a CDS encoding glycoside hydrolase family 26 protein, with amino-acid sequence MSERRLTHWWTMTGRLGFAARLGALVVAVSLGLVTGLVWMSPRSAGPGATMTEAEAQLAQENADLRAILEDRDAQISDIESWQEKAARERAEGQASGAEKAAAEKAAAEKRGKEKAAQERAAAAEEGRQKAAAERAAAAQRGRAKAAAERAAADALGRAEGAQVREQLAQQQAAAARASRDALAAQRAEEEARLQAAYTREQRAKEEAARQKAQADALRKERDAAKNPPKPTAPRLSELLAPDQRYFGLYTLQSPFNWSEYNDVATKVGVSPNMAGYFQGWDSDFRADAVTRSWVQGDLPLLTWESRPMLAENDVVDEPEYSLPRIIEGDHDAYLRKYARDVAKLKLPVAIRLNHEMNSGWYPWSEQTSDGAPVNGNNRGDYVKMWRHVHDIFEAEGANAYVIWVWAPNIVNRLPAVNKPVEYTRSLYPGDEYVDWVGLSGYYRPPFDKNQPPTFDFTFDRTLDQLRSFTDKPILLAEVGATEISGKKPQWFESMFTSLAEPRNADIIGVAYFHHAVTSYVQGERTTNDWRITSRSDSLAAFRAGIANPAAGFVAGTVMATLAAPTAEPSEPAATTPAPAPAPSGPTPEPAPVTPEATTPAAPDPTPAEEPAPVPAPDPAPTTPEPATEPDDASVVTPAPLATTAP; translated from the coding sequence ATGTCTGAGCGACGACTGACGCACTGGTGGACGATGACCGGGCGTCTCGGGTTCGCCGCACGCCTGGGGGCCCTCGTGGTCGCCGTCTCGCTGGGCCTGGTGACGGGCCTGGTCTGGATGTCGCCACGGTCCGCCGGGCCGGGCGCGACGATGACCGAGGCGGAGGCGCAGCTCGCGCAGGAGAACGCGGACCTGCGCGCGATCCTCGAGGACCGCGACGCCCAGATCTCCGACATCGAGTCCTGGCAGGAGAAGGCCGCGCGCGAGCGGGCCGAGGGCCAGGCCAGCGGCGCCGAGAAGGCGGCGGCGGAGAAGGCCGCGGCCGAGAAGCGCGGCAAGGAGAAGGCCGCGCAGGAGCGCGCGGCCGCCGCGGAGGAGGGCCGTCAGAAGGCCGCGGCCGAGCGGGCCGCCGCCGCCCAGCGCGGCCGGGCCAAGGCGGCGGCCGAGCGTGCCGCTGCCGATGCGCTCGGGCGTGCCGAGGGTGCGCAGGTGCGTGAGCAGCTCGCCCAGCAGCAGGCCGCCGCGGCCCGGGCGTCGCGCGACGCGCTGGCCGCGCAGAGGGCCGAGGAGGAGGCGCGCCTGCAGGCCGCCTACACCCGGGAGCAGCGGGCCAAGGAGGAGGCGGCGCGGCAGAAGGCCCAGGCCGACGCGCTGCGCAAGGAGCGGGACGCGGCGAAGAACCCGCCGAAGCCCACCGCACCGCGCCTGTCCGAGCTGCTCGCACCCGACCAGCGGTACTTCGGGCTCTACACGCTCCAGTCGCCGTTCAACTGGTCCGAGTACAACGACGTGGCGACGAAGGTCGGCGTCTCGCCGAACATGGCCGGCTACTTCCAGGGCTGGGACTCGGACTTCCGGGCCGACGCCGTCACCCGCTCGTGGGTGCAGGGCGACCTGCCCCTGCTCACGTGGGAGTCGCGTCCGATGCTCGCCGAGAACGACGTCGTCGACGAGCCCGAGTACTCGCTGCCGCGGATCATCGAGGGCGACCACGACGCGTACCTGCGCAAGTACGCCCGGGACGTCGCGAAGCTCAAGCTCCCCGTGGCGATCCGTCTCAACCACGAGATGAACAGCGGCTGGTACCCGTGGTCCGAGCAGACCAGCGACGGTGCACCCGTCAACGGCAACAACCGCGGCGACTACGTGAAGATGTGGCGCCACGTGCACGACATCTTCGAGGCCGAGGGCGCCAACGCGTACGTGATCTGGGTCTGGGCCCCGAACATCGTCAACCGGCTCCCCGCGGTCAACAAGCCCGTCGAGTACACGCGCAGCCTCTACCCCGGGGACGAGTACGTCGACTGGGTCGGCCTGTCGGGCTACTACCGGCCGCCGTTCGACAAGAACCAGCCGCCGACGTTCGACTTCACGTTCGACCGCACGCTGGACCAGCTGCGCTCCTTCACCGACAAGCCGATCCTGCTCGCGGAGGTCGGGGCGACGGAGATCAGCGGCAAGAAGCCGCAGTGGTTCGAGTCGATGTTCACGTCCCTGGCGGAGCCCAGGAACGCCGACATCATCGGGGTCGCGTACTTCCACCACGCGGTCACGTCCTACGTGCAGGGCGAGCGGACCACGAACGACTGGCGGATCACGTCACGGTCCGACTCGCTCGCGGCGTTCAGGGCCGGCATCGCGAACCCGGCTGCCGGGTTCGTCGCCGGGACGGTGATGGCGACCCTCGCGGCGCCGACCGCCGAGCCCTCGGAGCCCGCCGCCACCACGCCCGCCCCGGCGCCGGCCCCGTCCGGGCCGACCCCGGAGCCCGCACCGGTCACGCCGGAGGCCACCACCCCCGCCGCCCCGGACCCGACGCCCGCCGAGGAGCCGGCCCCGGTGCCGGCCCCCGACCCGGCGCCGACGACCCCGGAGCCCGCCACCGAGCCGGACGACGCGAGCGTCGTGACGCCCGCCCCCCTCGCCACCACCGCACCCTGA
- a CDS encoding UDP-glucose dehydrogenase family protein: MTTKTSRTTKATDSPEQPRITVLGTGYLGATHAVAMAELGFDVTGVDTDPHKVEALQAGKVPFFEPGLDTLLEKNLATGRLRFTTDVASAVAQGDVHFVCVGTPQQRTSHAADLRFVEAATTAIARHLTKDAVIVGKSTVPVGTAARLRGLVADQAPAGLDVELIWNPEFLREGKAVEDTLHPDRIVLGGASERAERVLRRVYAGPIAEGTPVVVTDLPTAELVKVSANAFLATKISFINAIAGVCEAAGADVTVLADALGHDKRIGRQFLDAGLGFGGGCLPKDIRALMHRANELGAYRASGLLQQVDEINMGQRERVVDMTLEACEGSVLNKRVGVLGAAFKPLTDDVRDSPALNVAAALHLRGAQVTVFDPEAGDTARRLFPTLAYATSAEEAVEGADVVLVLTEWDEFVEADPERLAALTQVPRVIDARGKLPVDRWRSAGWQFTGLGRLAA, translated from the coding sequence ATGACCACCAAGACGTCCCGCACCACGAAGGCCACCGACTCCCCGGAGCAGCCGCGCATCACCGTCCTCGGCACCGGGTACCTCGGCGCCACCCACGCGGTCGCCATGGCCGAGCTCGGCTTCGACGTCACCGGCGTCGACACCGACCCGCACAAGGTCGAGGCCCTCCAGGCCGGCAAGGTGCCGTTCTTCGAGCCCGGGCTCGACACCCTGCTGGAGAAGAACCTCGCCACCGGGCGCCTGCGCTTCACCACGGACGTCGCGTCCGCGGTCGCGCAGGGCGACGTGCACTTCGTGTGCGTCGGCACCCCGCAGCAGCGCACGTCGCACGCCGCGGACCTGCGCTTCGTCGAGGCTGCGACCACCGCGATCGCCCGCCACCTGACCAAGGACGCCGTGATCGTCGGCAAGTCGACCGTCCCCGTCGGCACCGCGGCCCGTCTGCGCGGCCTCGTCGCCGACCAGGCCCCTGCCGGCCTGGACGTCGAGCTCATCTGGAACCCGGAGTTCCTGCGCGAGGGCAAGGCGGTCGAGGACACGCTGCACCCCGACCGCATCGTCCTGGGCGGCGCGTCCGAGCGGGCCGAGCGCGTGCTGCGCCGCGTCTACGCCGGCCCCATCGCCGAGGGCACGCCCGTCGTCGTCACGGACCTGCCCACGGCCGAGCTCGTCAAGGTCAGCGCCAACGCGTTCCTCGCCACCAAGATCTCGTTCATCAACGCGATCGCCGGCGTGTGCGAGGCCGCCGGGGCCGACGTCACGGTGCTCGCCGACGCGCTCGGGCACGACAAGCGCATCGGCCGGCAGTTCCTCGACGCGGGCCTCGGCTTCGGCGGCGGGTGCCTGCCCAAGGACATCCGGGCGCTCATGCACCGGGCCAACGAGCTCGGCGCCTACCGGGCGTCCGGCCTGCTGCAGCAGGTCGACGAGATCAACATGGGCCAGCGCGAGCGGGTCGTCGACATGACCCTCGAGGCCTGCGAGGGCTCGGTGCTCAACAAGCGTGTCGGCGTCCTCGGGGCCGCGTTCAAGCCGCTCACGGACGACGTGCGCGACTCGCCGGCGCTGAACGTCGCGGCCGCCCTGCACCTGCGCGGCGCCCAGGTCACGGTCTTCGACCCGGAGGCCGGCGACACCGCCCGCCGCCTGTTCCCGACGCTCGCGTACGCGACGAGCGCCGAGGAGGCCGTCGAGGGTGCCGACGTCGTGCTCGTCCTGACCGAGTGGGACGAGTTCGTCGAGGCCGACCCGGAGCGTCTCGCCGCGCTCACCCAGGTCCCGCGCGTGATCGACGCGCGCGGCAAGCTCCCCGTCGACCGCTGGCGTTCGGCGGGGTGGCAGTTCACGGGGCTGGGCCGCCTGGCGGCCTGA
- the pgm gene encoding phosphoglucomutase (alpha-D-glucose-1,6-bisphosphate-dependent), with amino-acid sequence MDPRAGTLAQPSDLVDLDALLSAYADRQPDLDDPAQRVVFGTSGHRGSALDGAFNEAHIVAITAAIVEYRRGQGTDGPLFIGRDTHALSEPAWATALEVLAAAEVEVHVDARDSWTPTPAVSLAILRHNGAGTSEGVRTRGPGLADGIVVTPSHNPPRDGGFKYNPPHGGPAGSEATGWIADRANEILRSGWRQVPRVPLARALAAPTTRKHDYLSSYVDDLANVVDLEAIRTAGVRIGADPLGGAAVEYWGAIGERYGLDLTVVNPHVDPRWSFMTLDWDGKIRMDCSSPYAMASLLERMRPGADGSAPFDIATGNDADSDRHGIVTPDAGLMNPNHYLAVAISYLFSGARPGWPADAAIGKTLVSSSLIDRVAGSLGRRLLEVPVGFKWFVPGLVDGTVGFGGEESAGASFLRTDGTVWTTDKDGILPALLASEILATTGKSPSQHHAELVDRFGASHYARVDAPATREQKATLAALSPEQVTATELAGETITARLTRAPGNDASIGGLKVTTENAWFAARPSGTEDVYKIYAESFVSAEHLAQVQEAAKQVVSQALGA; translated from the coding sequence ATGGACCCGCGCGCCGGAACCCTCGCCCAGCCCTCCGACCTCGTCGACCTCGACGCGCTGCTCAGCGCCTACGCCGACCGCCAGCCCGACCTCGACGACCCCGCCCAGCGCGTCGTGTTCGGCACGTCGGGCCACCGCGGGTCGGCCCTCGACGGCGCCTTCAACGAGGCGCACATCGTCGCGATCACCGCGGCCATCGTGGAGTACCGCCGCGGGCAGGGCACCGACGGCCCCCTGTTCATCGGCCGTGACACGCACGCGCTGTCGGAGCCCGCGTGGGCCACGGCGCTGGAGGTGCTCGCGGCCGCCGAGGTCGAGGTGCACGTCGACGCCCGCGACTCGTGGACCCCGACGCCCGCGGTGTCGCTCGCGATCCTGCGGCACAACGGCGCCGGCACGTCCGAGGGCGTGCGCACCCGCGGCCCGGGGCTCGCCGACGGGATCGTCGTGACCCCGTCGCACAACCCGCCGCGCGACGGCGGGTTCAAGTACAACCCGCCGCACGGCGGCCCCGCGGGCTCCGAGGCGACCGGGTGGATCGCGGACCGGGCGAACGAGATCCTGCGCTCCGGGTGGCGCCAGGTGCCCCGGGTGCCGCTGGCCCGCGCGCTGGCCGCGCCGACGACCCGCAAGCACGACTACCTGTCGTCCTACGTGGACGACCTCGCCAACGTCGTGGACCTCGAGGCGATCCGCACGGCGGGGGTGCGGATCGGCGCCGACCCGCTGGGCGGGGCGGCGGTGGAGTACTGGGGTGCGATCGGCGAGCGGTACGGCCTCGACCTGACGGTCGTGAACCCGCACGTGGACCCGCGCTGGTCGTTCATGACGCTGGACTGGGACGGCAAGATCCGCATGGACTGCTCGTCGCCGTACGCGATGGCGTCGCTGCTGGAGCGGATGCGCCCGGGCGCGGACGGCTCGGCCCCCTTCGACATCGCGACGGGCAACGACGCGGACTCCGACCGGCACGGCATCGTCACGCCGGACGCGGGCCTGATGAACCCGAACCACTACCTCGCGGTCGCGATCTCCTACCTGTTCTCCGGGGCGCGCCCCGGCTGGCCGGCGGACGCCGCGATCGGCAAGACGCTGGTCTCGTCGTCGCTGATCGACCGGGTCGCGGGATCGCTGGGACGGCGTCTGCTCGAGGTGCCGGTCGGCTTCAAGTGGTTCGTGCCCGGGCTGGTCGACGGCACGGTCGGGTTCGGCGGCGAGGAGTCCGCGGGGGCGTCGTTCCTGCGCACCGACGGCACGGTGTGGACCACGGACAAGGACGGGATCCTGCCGGCGCTGCTGGCGTCGGAGATCCTCGCGACCACGGGCAAGAGCCCGTCGCAGCACCACGCCGAGCTCGTGGACCGGTTCGGCGCGTCGCACTACGCCCGCGTCGACGCCCCCGCGACGCGCGAGCAGAAGGCCACGCTGGCGGCGCTCTCGCCGGAGCAGGTCACCGCGACCGAGCTCGCCGGGGAGACCATCACGGCCCGGCTCACGCGGGCGCCGGGCAACGACGCCTCGATCGGCGGCCTCAAGGTCACGACCGAGAACGCGTGGTTCGCGGCGCGCCCGTCGGGCACGGAGGACGTCTACAAGATCTACGCCGAGTCGTTCGTCTCCGCGGAGCACCTCGCCCAGGTGCAGGAGGCCGCCAAGCAGGTGGTCTCGCAGGCCCTGGGCGCCTGA
- a CDS encoding diacylglycerol/lipid kinase family protein: MTAATRRTVDAPGPTAPVGPAVVVVNARSRRGAALHHRVAPALERRGVEVSAVHVVHDPGAELPELLPRVLADSPSLLVVGSGDGTLAAVVDHLAGRSTVLGYLPLGTTNNTGRSLGLPLRLDAALDVIAHGRTVPVDLARAGDDWFANLVSVGLSSEVAGRTPHLLKRHLGRTAYAATAARALLTHQPFEAQITADDRTWTVRTHQLNVANGRVHAGTPIAVDAGIDDRLLVAYALGGAGRASVVSAAALHATTPWRPMHHKRFVTGTTVRVLTDRTLRLDVDGELTDVVGPDHPLVVRVDAGAMQVRVPHGFVRRDPLARERTS; the protein is encoded by the coding sequence ATGACCGCCGCCACCCGGCGCACCGTCGACGCACCGGGCCCGACCGCACCCGTCGGGCCGGCCGTCGTCGTGGTCAACGCACGCTCGCGCCGGGGGGCCGCGCTGCACCACCGGGTGGCGCCGGCGCTCGAGCGCCGCGGGGTCGAGGTCAGCGCCGTGCACGTCGTGCACGACCCGGGCGCCGAGCTGCCCGAACTGCTCCCCCGGGTGCTGGCCGACTCCCCGTCGCTGCTCGTGGTGGGCTCGGGCGACGGCACGCTGGCCGCCGTCGTCGACCACCTCGCGGGGCGGTCGACGGTGCTGGGCTACCTGCCGCTGGGCACGACGAACAACACCGGTCGCAGCCTGGGCCTGCCGCTGCGCCTGGACGCGGCCCTCGACGTCATCGCGCACGGGCGCACGGTGCCGGTCGACCTGGCGCGGGCCGGCGACGACTGGTTCGCGAACCTCGTCAGCGTCGGGCTGTCGTCGGAGGTCGCGGGGCGCACCCCGCACCTGCTCAAGCGGCACCTGGGGCGCACCGCGTACGCGGCCACGGCCGCCCGGGCCCTGCTCACGCACCAGCCGTTCGAGGCGCAGATCACCGCGGACGACCGCACGTGGACGGTGCGCACGCACCAGCTGAACGTCGCGAACGGGCGCGTGCACGCCGGCACCCCGATCGCCGTGGACGCGGGCATCGACGACCGGCTCCTCGTTGCGTACGCGCTGGGCGGCGCCGGGCGCGCGTCGGTCGTCAGCGCCGCGGCCCTGCACGCGACGACGCCGTGGCGGCCGATGCACCACAAGCGGTTCGTCACCGGCACGACGGTGCGGGTCCTGACGGACCGCACCCTGCGCCTCGACGTCGACGGCGAGCTCACGGACGTGGTCGGCCCGGACCACCCGCTGGTCGTGCGGGTCGACGCCGGTGCGATGCAGGTGCGCGTGCCCCACGGCTTCGTCCGCCGCGACCCCCTCGCCCGCGAACGCACCTCCTGA